A region of the Chloroflexota bacterium genome:
CAAGAAAATCCACCCCCTCCTGTACCGCCCGTTCGATGTGCGCTACATCTTCTACCACGAAGCCGTCATTGAGCGCCCCCGCCCCGAAGTCATGCGCCACATGCTGGCCGGGGAGAATTTGGGGCTACTGGTCATGCGTCAGGTCTCTCTTGATGAAGATTACACTCATGCCCTGATTACGTCTCACATTGTTGACAATCGCGTCTTTGCCAGCGCCAAGGGTATTGCCTTAGTATGCCCCCTCTACCTCTACCCCTCCCCTGAAACGCCGGACATGTTCCACCAGGAGCGCCGACCCAACCTGGCCGAAGACCTGCTGCCCAAACTGAGCGCCGCCTACGGCTTCACCCCCGCGCCGGAAGAGGTGCTGGCCTACCTCTACGCCGTCTTCTACAGCCCCACCTACCGCCAGAAGTACGCCCAGGAACTGCGCACCGACTTCCCGCGCGTTCCCTTCACCGCCGACGCCGACGTCTTCCGCCAGATGGCCTCCCTGGGCCGCCAACTGATGGATCTGCACCTGCTGCGCAGCCCCGCCCTCGCCACGCCGCTGGTCAAATACCAGGGCCAGGGCAGCGACATGGTAGAAAAGGTGCGTTACGATGCCCAAACCCAGCGCGTGTACATCAACGCCGACAAGTATTTTGAGGGCATCACCCCCGAGATGTGGGAATACCAAATCGGCGGCTACCAGGTGCTGGCGAAATACTTGAAAGACCGCAAAGGCCGTCGTCTGGATGACCCGGTGCGCTATATCCACATCGCCACCGCCATTGCCCGCACCATGGACATCCAGCAGCAGATTGACGACATCTACCCGCAGGTGGAAAGCGCGGTCTTGCCCTAGGTCGCTGCGTGCGGGGGCGTACCGCGTAGGGACGACGCATGCGCCGTCCCTACAGGCGGCCTCGCGGACAAACCCATCATCCTCCGCGCCCTCGGTGCCCTCGGCGGTGAAAACCGGCCCCCTCAGCCCGCGAACCGACGCGAATAGCCGTGATGGGACGGACCCCTAGCCGGGGCGCCGGTTTCAGTTTGGAGCCAACTCGTGGTAGAATAGCGCGCGAAAAATCTTCGTCTTATGAGGAGAATGCACATGG
Encoded here:
- a CDS encoding DNA methyltransferase; amino-acid sequence: KKIHPLLYRPFDVRYIFYHEAVIERPRPEVMRHMLAGENLGLLVMRQVSLDEDYTHALITSHIVDNRVFASAKGIALVCPLYLYPSPETPDMFHQERRPNLAEDLLPKLSAAYGFTPAPEEVLAYLYAVFYSPTYRQKYAQELRTDFPRVPFTADADVFRQMASLGRQLMDLHLLRSPALATPLVKYQGQGSDMVEKVRYDAQTQRVYINADKYFEGITPEMWEYQIGGYQVLAKYLKDRKGRRLDDPVRYIHIATAIARTMDIQQQIDDIYPQVESAVLP